The Misgurnus anguillicaudatus chromosome 15, ASM2758022v2, whole genome shotgun sequence genome has a window encoding:
- the LOC129419780 gene encoding arylamine N-acetyltransferase, pineal gland isozyme NAT-10, which yields MDLSEYFNRIGFKGQYDKADLETLFTIHKLHVLNIPFENLSIHCGEKNTMDLSIIYDKIVKSNRGGWCCENNLLFSWVLREMGYKYTTLGSKVFSKFKNDFYPVDSHLINLVEIDGKPYIADVSYGVSCQMWYPLEMISGKEQPQPPGVFRLLNDGMTWVLEKSGRKQLVKDKAFANSTLIDHRLTKTMYRFTLTPRGADHFLETSECLQTNADSRFVLKSICSLQTPTGFRALIGWTFSEITFNPQEDFDLVDMKEIPDCEIEALLKEKFNLVLVNKFTPKNNKANYCM from the coding sequence ATGGATCTGAGCGAGTACTTCAACAGGATTGGGTTTAAGGGCCAATATGACAAAGCCGACCTTGAAACTTTATTCACCATCCACAAGCTGCATGTTTTGAATATTCCATTCGAAAACCTCAGCATCCACTGTGGGGAGAAGAACACTATGGACCTGTCAATCATCTATGATAAAATTGTGAAGAGCAATCGAGGTGGCTGGTGTTGTGAAAACAACCTCTTGTTCTCATGGGTCTTACGAGAGATGGGTTACAAATACACAACACTTGGCTCCAAGGTGTTCAGCAAGTTCAAAAATGATTTCTACCCTGTAGATTCTCATCTCATTAATCTGGTGGAGATTGATGGGAAACCTTACATTGCTGATGTGAGCTACGGTGTGTCGTGTCAGATGTGGTACCCTTTGGAGATGATTTCAGGTAAAGAACAACCACAGCCTCCTGGTGTTTTCCGTCTCCTAAATGATGGGATGACGTGGGTGCTGGAGAAGTCTGGAAGAAAGCAGCTTGTCAAAGATAAAGCCTTTGCTAATTCTACTCTTATTGACCACCGCCTGACGAAAACGATGTATCGCTTCACATTGACACCACGTGGGGCGGATCACTTCCTGGAGACATCAGAGTGCCTGCAGACGAATGCAGACTCTCGGTTTGTACTCAAATCCATTTGTTCCCTGCAGACACCTACAGGCTTTAGGGCTCTGATTGGCTGGACTTTCAGTGAGATCACATTCAACCCACAGGAGGACTTTGACTTGGTGGACATGAAGGAAATTCCAGACTGTGAGATAGAAGCTTTGCTGAAGGAAAAGTTTAATCTGGTGTTAGTTAACAAGTTCACACCGAAAAACAACAAAGCTAATTATTGCATGTAA
- the LOC129425947 gene encoding uncharacterized protein, producing the protein MPLKIAKVCAVPGCGRTQSLHSLPSEPNIRKEWLKFVYNEVPARVGKSFSVCSLHFSPESFVNKTQVDSGFATRLRLINNAVPTILDPTETAHQSNVPTKQDVACQTDTPKCTSHSTQLSFGTLGPKFRSKGTQTEAAVKSVGVSTTTSAETFQPFVLPHFTSTPLKDLRPTKRARLELEGEETDSFEVTDQHDTTYEPAESVTTVTESSQLQCTSTQEDAKYIVFENCLLQLFDTCPVCSRRCNVWPRRKGTFVAIDQLCPHCQYFRQWKSQPVVGSTPLGNLQLSAAIYFTGGSFFQLQKIFQTMRVRSITHRTFRKHASMYLEPAIIYTWKKEQEEVLQELSQGDKVIVGGDMRADSPGHSAKYGSYTVMDLKNNIILDMQLVQSNEVGGSYHMEKEGLKRSLEFLEARGVKIDCIVTDRHTQIQKFLRDRKVTQFYDVWHLEKGLSKKLEVIAKDKDCQVVKKWQRSIRNHVYWTAASSKTAEERVAKWLSMVNHIQDVHVHDTPAFPRCEHATHVSKDPTKWFQPATKALYTVEKLLTNKRMLKDVEKLSPHFQTSSLEAFHSVILRFAPKNVVYPYIGMLCRLYLACMHFNENSNRPQAKTKTGKPVYRLLFPKAKKGEYSTRPLKTQATYCYVYRLMDFLFEKVILDPVPYMEEIHKIKVPETLSSQYERPSMEEAISRHKSRFSQGEA; encoded by the exons ATGCCTTTAAAAATCGCCAAAGTTTGTGCCGTACCTGGCTGTGGGAGAACACAGTCGCTGCATAGCCTTCCTTCGGAGCCTAACATTCGAAAAGAGTGGTTAAAGTTCGTTTATAACgaagttccagctcgcgtggggaagagttttagtgtttgttcactgcATTTCTCGCCTGAATCCTTTGTAAACAAGACACAGGTCGACTCTGGATTTGCAACGAGACTGAGATTGATAAACAATGCTGTTCCAACTATATTGGATCCTACAGAAACAGCGCATCAATCT AATGTCCCAACAAAGCAGGATGTAGCTTGTCAAACAGACACACCGAAATGCACATCTCACTCAACACAGCTGTCGTTTGGAACATTGGGTCCTAAATTCAGAAGCAAAG GAACACAAACCGAGGCTGCAGTCAAAAGTGTTGGTGTTTCAACCACTACATCTGCTGAAACTTTCCAACCTTTTGTTTTGCCACATTTCACCTCAACACCATTGAAGGATTTAAGGCCAACAAAAAGAGCGCGCCTTGAACTGGAAGGGGAGGAAACTGATTCATTTGAGGTCACTGATCAGCATGACACAACATACGAGCCTGCAGAGTCGGTCACCACTGTCACAGAGTCATCACAACTTCA ATGTACATCAACGCAGGAGGAtgcaaaatacattgtatttgaAAACTGCCTCCTGCAACTCTTTGATACCTGCCCAGTGTGCTCGAGGCGCTGTAATGTTTGGCCACGAAGAAAAGGGACTTTTGTTGCAATAGATCAGCTATGTCCACACTGTCAATACTTCCGTCAATGGAAAAGCCAACCTGTTGTTGGGAGCACACCTTTGGGCAACCTCCAGTTATCTGCTGCAATATATTTCACCGGTGGATCGTTCTTCCAATTACAAAAG ATATTCCAAACAATGCGTGTCAGGAGCATTACCCACAGAACCTTCCGGAAGCATGCCAGTATGTATCTTGAACCAGCAATAATCTACACATGGAAGAAGGAACAAGAAGAAGTGTTGCAGGAGCTAAGCCAGGGTGACAAAGTTATTGTGGGTGGTGACATGAGAGCAGACTCACCAG gcCATTCAGCAAAGTACGGCAGCTACACTGTTATGGACCTAAAGAACAATATCATATTGGATATGCAGCTGGTCCAA AGCAATGAGGTTGGTGGTAGCTACCACATGGAAAAGGAGGGACTGAAAAGAAGTCTGGAATTTCTGGAGGCACGTGGTGTGAAGATTGACTGTATTGTTACCGATCGTCATACACAGATCCAGAAATTCTTGAGGGACCGTAAAGTGACGCAGTTCTATGACGTCTGGCACCTGGAAAAAG gttTGTCAAAAAAGTTGGAAGTGATCGCCAAAGACAAAGACTGTCAAGTGGTGAAAAAGTGGCAGCGGAGCATAAGAAATCATGTCTATTGGACAGCAGCTTCTTCCAAAACAGCTGAGGAGAGAGTAGCGAAATGGCTGTCTATGGTTAACCACATTCAAGATGTTCACGTCCATGACACCCCAGCCTTCCCACGGTGTGAACATGCAACACATGTATCAAAGGACCCCACCAAGTGGTTTCAACCAG CAACTAAGGCACTGTACACCGTCGAGAAGCTTCTCACAAACAAGAGAATGCTGAAAGATGTTGAGAAACTCAGCCCTCACTTTCAAACTTCGTCTTTGGAAGCTTTTCACAGCGTAATTTTACGCTTTGCTCCCAAAAACGTTGTTTACCCTTACATTGGAATGTTATGCAG ACTGTACCTGGCATGTATGCATTTCAATGAGAACTCCAACCGTCCTCAGGCTAAAACAAAAACGGGAAAGCCAGTGTATAGGCTTTTGTTTCCCAAAGCCAAAAAGGGGGAATACTCCACACGTCCATTAAAGACACAGGCAACATATT gcTATGTCTACAGATTGATGGACTTCCTGTTTGAAAAGGTGATCCTTGATCCTGTTCCCTACATGGAGGAGATTCACAAAATCAAGGTCCCAGAAACACTCTCATCCCAGTATGAGAGACCCTCCATGGAAGAAGCCATCTCGAGACATAAATCGCGGTTCAGTCAAGGGGAGGCCTAA
- the LOC129414768 gene encoding P2X purinoceptor 7 produces the protein MLAGRILPYMFEPESDPEYQDDEPTPQIRRMLQPVTAWCTCEKCVVMPTEQENICCMEIPKVVRRMNQVPDTLTCMTHHPGFEPVCLNMYSLQNALNIYRADYGPLRLRGIEQRYRHLAYRSFVSWCWGYLGRSNRVVIPSCVVQRIRQEFPDAAGSYVGFRPPLD, from the exons ATGCTAGCTGGCAGGATTCTCCCTTATATGTTCGAGCCAGAGTCTGATCCAGAATATCAAGACGACGAACCCACACCTCAAATAAGGAGGATGCTCCAGCCTGTTACAGCGTG GTGTACCTGTGAAAAGTGTGTTGTCATGCCAACAGAGCAAGAAAATATTTGCTGTATGGAGATTCCCAAA gtCGTTAGAAGGATGAACCAGGTACCAGACACACTTACCTGCATGACCCATCACCCAGGCTTTGAACCAGTATGCCTGAATATGTATTCACTACAGAATGCATTAAATATTTACAGAGCTGATTATGGTCCCCTGAGACTGAGGGGAATAGAACA GCGTTACAGGCACTTGGCATACAGAAGTTTTGTGAGCTGGTGCTGGGGCTATTTGGGCAGGAGTAACAGAGTTGTTATCCCATCTTGCGTCGTCCAACGTATACGGCAAGAGTTTCCTGACGCGGCAGGCAGTTACGTTGGATTTAGGCCTCCCCTTGACTGA